One stretch of Bacteroidota bacterium DNA includes these proteins:
- a CDS encoding small multi-drug export protein, producing MFGSLILLVFLAVLGIWKSVPVGFLLDVNPYLVCLMTIIGGSAGVIAVYFIGSKIRIFLNKWMSNKNLNKRESRVSGFVERYGIPGLGLFSTLVMGPGLTMALGLAVVKNHTKLLAWVLTGVVVWSVVLTFIGQVGLSIL from the coding sequence ATGTTTGGAAGTTTGATATTACTTGTGTTTCTTGCTGTCCTCGGTATCTGGAAATCAGTTCCCGTAGGATTTCTGCTGGATGTTAACCCTTACCTGGTTTGTCTTATGACAATCATTGGAGGGTCGGCCGGGGTTATTGCGGTTTATTTCATCGGAAGCAAAATAAGGATATTTCTTAACAAATGGATGAGTAATAAGAATCTTAACAAACGCGAATCCCGTGTTTCAGGATTTGTGGAGCGATATGGGATTCCTGGTTTAGGCCTGTTTTCAACACTTGTTATGGGGCCGGGATTGACTATGGCACTTGGACTGGCAGTTGTAAAAAACCATACCAAACTACTTGCATGGGTTCTCACAGGTGTAGTTGTATGGAGTGTTGTGCTAACTTTTATAGGACAGGTCGGGCTTTCCATTCTATGA
- a CDS encoding porin, translated as MSKSIISLTMTMIMMVSLPAIHAQDTLEVINTTPSHNIQDPGHPIIVLRSAGQKYQIGIGGFARLVGIYDLNGLQDVDDFITYQIPVGEKNKKDRMYLSASQSRLFTEFMGNTKNGPIRVYIEADFDGNGNAFRLRHAYGEYWGFLFGQTWTTFMDIDASPNTIDFEGPNSQVSLRNPMIRYGKKIGKHFSFAVSAETPMASITVAPGIESVPQYFPDLAGKIRIDGEWGHLQFAAILRHIAYEDSLSGKTRRTRSWGRSITGLINVTQNDIIMFQVVYGEGIARYIQDISGCGMDLVPAKGDSTLKPLPVWGFYGSVQHNWTPTINSSIIYGYTQAAKFGIQPDDYYKIGQYIAANFFWDILPVFTVGIEYLWGQRINQNGAKGTANRIDFMAQFTF; from the coding sequence ATGAGCAAATCCATTATTAGCCTCACAATGACCATGATTATGATGGTCTCCCTCCCGGCGATTCACGCTCAGGATACACTGGAAGTTATTAATACAACACCTTCACACAATATTCAGGACCCTGGGCACCCGATCATCGTTCTTCGAAGTGCCGGCCAGAAATACCAAATCGGTATCGGTGGATTTGCCCGTCTGGTAGGTATATACGACTTAAATGGCCTGCAGGATGTAGATGATTTTATTACTTACCAGATACCCGTTGGAGAAAAAAACAAAAAGGACCGTATGTATCTGAGTGCAAGCCAATCAAGATTGTTCACAGAATTTATGGGCAATACCAAAAACGGACCGATCCGTGTTTATATTGAAGCTGATTTCGACGGTAATGGCAATGCATTCCGGCTTCGGCATGCTTACGGGGAATATTGGGGATTTTTGTTTGGTCAGACATGGACTACTTTTATGGACATAGACGCTTCACCAAATACCATCGATTTTGAAGGTCCTAACAGTCAGGTATCACTCAGGAATCCGATGATCCGGTACGGAAAGAAAATTGGAAAACATTTTTCATTTGCTGTGTCTGCTGAAACGCCCATGGCGTCCATTACTGTGGCTCCTGGTATTGAAAGTGTACCTCAGTATTTTCCTGATCTGGCCGGAAAAATAAGGATTGATGGAGAATGGGGACATCTTCAGTTTGCCGCCATCCTGAGACATATTGCCTATGAGGATTCGTTGAGTGGAAAGACAAGGCGCACACGGAGCTGGGGAAGATCCATTACCGGACTTATCAATGTAACCCAAAATGACATAATAATGTTCCAGGTTGTTTATGGAGAAGGAATCGCTCGTTATATCCAGGATATTTCCGGTTGTGGAATGGATCTGGTTCCGGCAAAAGGTGATTCTACGCTGAAACCCCTTCCCGTTTGGGGATTTTATGGATCAGTTCAACACAATTGGACTCCCACTATAAATTCATCTATTATCTATGGTTATACCCAGGCGGCAAAATTCGGCATTCAACCAGATGACTACTATAAGATCGGACAATACATTGCAGCGAATTTTTTCTGGGATATATTACCCGTATTTACCGTGGGTATTGAATACCTTTGGGGGCAACGTATTAATCAGAACGGAGCTAAAGGAACAGCCAACCGAATCGACTTTATGGCTCAATTCACTTTTTAA
- a CDS encoding radical SAM protein, with protein sequence MNRYEYEHQNLVELNRNEFRENYSSMRWLGPDEADNSLKERHFLLKELESSGALTGYSGTKLDTESLSPGCRICGEGTWSCLFINGICNSHCFYCPTPQDDIGIPTTNTVRFSSEKDYSDYIRIFGFRGISISGGEPLLSPKAAMNYIEAVKSSSGTNIHTWLYTNGKLVNPEILRSLRDAGLEEIRFDIGAIDYDLSKVEMAVKIIPVVTVEIPAIPEDFTRMKTIIWNMQEIGVKYLNLHQLRATPHNIRNLLKRDYTFIHGKRATVLESEMTALKLIRFARENATNIPVNYCSFVYKDRYQRFAARRRHAAYVCEGYETITGAGFIRQLSVTGSPEYISSLANTLTTAELGLSSWKMDAMKNALYFNADIAHLIDTENVEISVRYFASAIRQENTHRFPSREILLNPSKSVFIERSVMTEALKMDSLQWGYFKELFLKNGESQLTNRLQERISYLNSLHPRQLKNEPWYYILEYEHLKEGLGDYF encoded by the coding sequence ATGAACCGATACGAATACGAACATCAAAACCTGGTAGAACTCAATCGCAATGAGTTCAGAGAAAATTATTCATCAATGCGATGGCTGGGGCCTGACGAAGCAGATAATAGTCTAAAAGAAAGGCATTTCCTGCTGAAGGAACTGGAATCTTCAGGTGCCTTAACAGGATATTCCGGCACCAAACTAGATACTGAGAGTCTTTCCCCAGGATGCAGGATATGTGGCGAAGGCACCTGGTCGTGCCTTTTTATCAATGGGATATGCAATTCACATTGTTTTTACTGCCCAACACCCCAGGATGACATAGGCATTCCCACAACCAATACAGTTCGGTTTTCATCAGAAAAAGATTATTCCGATTATATTAGAATCTTTGGTTTTCGCGGTATTAGCATAAGCGGTGGTGAACCGCTATTGTCGCCCAAAGCTGCTATGAATTATATTGAAGCGGTTAAAAGTAGCTCCGGAACGAACATCCACACATGGCTTTACACAAATGGCAAACTGGTTAATCCTGAGATCTTGCGCTCACTTCGCGATGCCGGTCTGGAAGAGATCCGTTTCGATATAGGAGCTATAGACTATGATCTTAGTAAGGTTGAGATGGCTGTAAAAATCATTCCGGTTGTTACTGTTGAAATACCGGCTATTCCTGAAGATTTCACTCGAATGAAAACAATAATTTGGAATATGCAGGAAATAGGTGTGAAATATCTTAATCTGCATCAACTCAGGGCCACACCACATAACATCCGTAATCTGCTTAAAAGAGATTATACGTTCATACACGGTAAAAGGGCTACAGTTCTTGAATCGGAAATGACTGCTTTGAAACTGATCAGATTTGCCAGGGAAAATGCCACGAACATACCGGTGAATTATTGCTCATTTGTATACAAGGACAGATACCAGCGTTTTGCGGCTCGCCGGAGGCATGCTGCATATGTTTGTGAGGGTTATGAAACCATAACCGGAGCAGGTTTTATTCGTCAGTTATCTGTAACAGGAAGCCCGGAGTATATCAGCAGCCTCGCAAATACGCTTACAACCGCTGAATTAGGATTATCTTCCTGGAAAATGGATGCTATGAAAAATGCATTGTATTTCAATGCCGACATTGCCCATTTAATAGACACTGAAAATGTTGAAATCAGCGTGAGATATTTTGCTTCAGCCATACGTCAGGAAAATACTCATCGATTCCCTAGCCGTGAAATCCTTTTGAATCCTTCAAAATCAGTATTCATCGAAAGAAGTGTAATGACTGAGGCACTGAAAATGGATAGCCTTCAATGGGGTTATTTCAAAGAATTGTTTCTTAAAAATGGAGAAAGCCAACTCACCAATCGACTTCAGGAAAGAATATCATACCTCAACAGTCTTCATCCGCGCCAACTCAAGAACGAACCGTGGTATTATATCCTGGAATATGAGCATCTGAAAGAAGGCCTTGGCGACTATTTTTAA
- a CDS encoding tRNA-dihydrouridine synthase family protein has protein sequence MLFLAPIQGFTEHRFRNAFHRHFGGIDLAIAPFVTLVKGKRVHPNHFRDLLPENNIGMNVIPQVIGNDPELFIMMARDLSDLGYKSINWNLGCPKEQVARKQRGSGLLPHPEKIDAILEKIIPAIPVTLSVKTRLGYSNPDEIDRLIPVFNRYPLDYVVIHPRTGIQMYEGDLHLHKMGSCLQSIRHPLIYSGDIYSKVDYLHRKKEYREISDWMLGRGLLANLFLAEEIAGIPTGTETEKKGRFKRFHDDLFRSMESSGARERHFTNKIKEYWKFFSRMFENPSDMFDRLKVMQTKKNLYQQISLLIEECIMK, from the coding sequence ATGCTTTTTCTTGCCCCCATACAAGGTTTTACAGAACACAGGTTCAGGAATGCTTTTCACCGGCATTTCGGTGGTATAGACCTGGCCATTGCACCTTTTGTTACATTGGTCAAAGGGAAACGTGTTCACCCCAATCATTTCCGGGATCTTTTACCGGAGAATAACATAGGGATGAACGTGATCCCACAGGTAATAGGAAATGATCCTGAACTTTTCATTATGATGGCAAGGGATCTTTCTGACCTGGGCTATAAAAGTATCAACTGGAACCTTGGCTGTCCGAAAGAGCAGGTTGCCCGTAAACAAAGGGGATCAGGACTTCTCCCCCATCCTGAAAAGATCGATGCCATCCTGGAAAAGATTATTCCTGCAATTCCCGTGACTCTGTCGGTAAAAACACGCCTCGGTTATTCAAATCCGGATGAAATTGACAGATTGATCCCGGTTTTTAACAGGTATCCTCTTGATTATGTTGTAATTCATCCCCGAACAGGCATACAAATGTACGAAGGCGACCTGCATCTGCACAAAATGGGATCATGTTTGCAATCAATACGTCATCCGTTAATTTACAGCGGAGATATTTACTCAAAAGTTGATTATTTACATCGTAAAAAGGAGTATAGGGAAATCTCCGATTGGATGCTGGGCCGGGGATTGCTTGCCAATTTATTCCTGGCTGAAGAAATAGCTGGAATACCAACAGGAACGGAGACGGAAAAGAAAGGTCGTTTTAAACGTTTTCATGATGATTTATTTCGATCGATGGAAAGCAGCGGGGCTAGAGAAAGGCATTTTACCAATAAAATAAAGGAATACTGGAAGTTTTTCAGCAGGATGTTTGAAAATCCGTCTGACATGTTTGACCGTCTGAAAGTTATGCAAACAAAAAAAAACCTCTATCAGCAAATCTCCCTGCTGATAGAGGAATGCATCATGAAATGA
- a CDS encoding OB-fold putative lipoprotein, giving the protein MKKWQKIILVLFLAGVLGGLYGYFFVYNKPHPDYADLKAEHILPAAELFDAYRTDKSSADALYTGKMVEINGTLNRLEQIDSLRIVVFVFDQGMFGEEGIRCTLLPEYVSDANSLAPGDLTTIKGLCTGYNETDVILEKSVVVK; this is encoded by the coding sequence ATGAAAAAATGGCAAAAAATAATCCTGGTACTATTCCTGGCCGGAGTGCTGGGCGGGTTATACGGGTACTTTTTCGTTTATAACAAACCTCACCCTGATTATGCAGATCTGAAGGCCGAACATATTTTACCGGCTGCCGAGCTCTTCGATGCTTACAGAACCGATAAGTCTTCCGCAGATGCATTGTATACCGGAAAAATGGTGGAGATCAACGGAACGTTGAACCGATTGGAACAAATTGATTCCTTAAGGATTGTTGTATTTGTTTTCGACCAGGGAATGTTCGGAGAAGAAGGAATACGATGTACCCTGCTTCCGGAGTATGTCTCCGATGCAAACAGTTTGGCCCCCGGTGATTTAACTACCATAAAGGGCCTTTGCACCGGTTATAATGAAACCGATGTAATCCTTGAAAAAAGTGTGGTAGTAAAATAG
- a CDS encoding YceI family protein: MKNTAIILILMAIFSAGSLQAQKYITKNSKISFFSDAPMEKIEAHNNQVNAALDIATGDLVFKVLMKSFEFEKALMQEHFNENYVESDKFPNATFAGKIINIADLSLPEDGTYEAIIHGKLTIHGVTKDIQESGELKVSGGKISGKTKFSILLADYDVRIPNTVVNNISETIEIMVDIDLEELKK; encoded by the coding sequence ATGAAAAACACAGCAATCATATTAATACTAATGGCAATATTTTCTGCCGGTAGTTTACAGGCACAGAAATATATTACAAAGAACAGCAAAATCAGTTTTTTTTCTGATGCCCCTATGGAGAAGATAGAAGCACACAACAACCAGGTCAATGCCGCTTTGGATATTGCGACCGGCGACCTTGTATTTAAGGTGCTCATGAAGTCTTTTGAGTTTGAAAAAGCCCTGATGCAGGAGCATTTCAACGAAAACTATGTAGAATCAGATAAATTTCCAAATGCAACCTTTGCAGGTAAGATCATAAACATTGCTGATCTTTCCCTGCCTGAAGACGGCACTTATGAGGCCATCATCCATGGGAAACTTACTATACATGGTGTTACAAAAGACATCCAGGAATCGGGTGAGTTAAAAGTATCCGGAGGAAAGATATCCGGAAAAACAAAATTCAGCATACTTCTGGCTGATTATGATGTCAGGATACCGAACACAGTGGTTAATAATATTTCTGAGACGATTGAGATCATGGTTGATATTGATTTGGAAGAGTTGAAGAAGTAA